ACCTGCCCCAACTGCGGAGAAAAAACGGAAGAACACCGGATAGTGTCTTTTGTAGATGCCCCTGGGCACGAGACCCTGATGGCAACTATGCTTTCAGGAGCTGCAATCATGGATGGAGCAGTGCTCGTAATTGCCGCAAACGAAGACTGCCCTCAGCCCCAGACAAAAGAACACCTTATGGCCCTGGACATAATAGGGATTGAAAATATTGTTATCGTGCAGAACAAGATTGACCTTGTATCCAGAGAGCGCCTTGTCGAGCACTACCACCAGATAAAGGAATTTGTCAAAGGTACGGTCGCAGAAAATGCACCTGTAATTCCGATCTCAGCCCAGCAGAACATCAACATCGATATCCTGATCGATGCCCTGGAAACCCAGATCCCGACTCCTCTACATAAAGCAGGCAAGCCTGCAAGCATGCTGATCGCCCGGTCTTTTGACATTAACAGACCCGGAGCCTCAATTGATGAAATCCATGGAGGAGTTATCGGAGGCACCCTTACAGAAGGCGTACTTCACCCCGGAGACGAGCTCGAGATAAGGCCTGGAATCAAAATCACCACCGAAGGCAGCACTAAGTGGGTTCCGATCCTGACGACTATCTCATCCATTTATGCAGGCGCAACAAAGGTAGAGGAAGCAACTCCCGGAGGTCTTCTGGCTGTCGGAACCTACCTTGACCCTACCCTGACAAAAGGCGACTCTTTAACCGGACAGATTGCAGGTGCACCGGGCACTCTTCCTGAGACCAGGCACCAGTTTGTCATGGAATTACACCTTCTCGAGAGGGTTGTGGGAGTCACCAAGGAAGAAAAAATCAATGAAATCAAGACCAGTGAACCCCTTATGCTCAATATAGGAACCGCAACGACTGTAGGTGTGGTAACAAGTGCCCGGAAAAATGAAGCCCAGGTGTCACTCAAGCGCCCGATCAGTGCAGCAGTCGGGGCGATGGTTGCTATCAGCAGGAGAATCGATTCCCGCTGGAGGCTCATTGGAGTAGGGGTAATAAAGAGTTGAAAATCATAATTGATACAAACGGGTTCATGATCCCTGTCCAGTTCGGAGTGGATATTTTCGAAGAACTGAAAAGGCTGGGTTTTAATGAGTTCTATGTACCTGAAGCTGTTGTATTTGAAATCGAAAAACTCATAAAGCGGGAAAAAGGTTCAAACAGAACAGCCGCGAAGGTTGCCAGGTCCATGATGGACAGGTGCAAGAGAATAACCGGTACGGGGCATGCGGATGATGTGATTCTCAGGCTCGCGGGCGAGATGGAAGCGGCCGTTCTGACAAACGATATAGGGTTGAAGCGCAGGCTTGTCGAAAACAGGATCCAGACCGTGTCTCTGCGCCAGAAAAACAGACTGGACGTTGTCTGAAACCCCACCGGACATTTCCGGGCAGCAGTTCCATTGATTAAGGTTTACGGGTGATTAGCAGATGTATAAATTAATGAAACTCGTTGATACTGTTCGCATCCCTCCTACCCTTCTCGGGGAAGAAGTGATGCCTACCATTAAAAACGCGTTACGGGAAAAACTTGAGGGGCAGGTTGACAAAAAACTTGGCTCCCTCGTTGCGGTTTACAATATCGACGAGGTTGGAGAAGGGCATATCCTTGTCGGAGACGGGGCCGTATACTATGATGTGACATTCGAAGCAATAATGTTTCTTCCAGAGCTCCAGGAGATTATCGAAGGTGAGGTCGTGGAAGCTGTTGGCTTTGGAGTATTCATAGGAATGGGTCCAATGGACGGGCTGCTCCACGTAAGCCAGATTACTGACGACTTCATTTCCTATGATGCCAAAAACGCAAGGCTTGTCACTAAAACCGGAGGCAAGTCAATTGCTGAAGGGGACCATGTAAGAGCCAGAATTGTTGCAGTCAGCATCAATGAAAGGGAACCAAAAGAAAGCAAGATCGGGCTTACCATGCGCCAGACTGCCCTTGGAAAATTGCAGTGGCTCGAAGAAGCCCGCAGGAAGAAGCAGCCTCAGGAAATCACAGGTGAAGAGACTACCTGAATAAAAAAGAAAGCAAAAGAGAGGATTTGCAATGTCAGAAAAAGTCTGTCGACACTGCTTGAGGGTCCTGGAAGGGCAAACCTGTCCTGTTTGCGGAACTTCAGACCTTGCAGAAGAATGGAGTGGACTTGTTATAATTCTTGACACGGAACGCTCGGAAATCGCAAAAAAACTCGGGGTTGACATCCCGGATAGATTTGCTTTGAAGGTGCGCTGAGTTGAGTGTTCATATCGAACTTCCAAGAGAACTTCGCCCACTTATGAAAAGACCCCTTGGTACTTTATACAGGGGGAAGGGCAGGGATACAGTAGAAAAGTTTATAGAAAAGCTTGCTAACCCCACAAAACTTATATCCGTAGGGGATGTTACTACCTTCCACTTGCTCGAAGCCGGGATTATTCCGGACATCTGTATAGTGGATAACCGCACCAAAAGGAAACCGGTATCCAGTGATGTGTCGGCCCGGAACAGGGATAAGGTCTATGAAGAAGTTTCGGTTGACAATCCCGCAGGGATTATCACCGATGAGCTGATAAAAACCCTTTGTGAAGCGTTTGCCTCAGAAAAGTTTCTCCGCATTTTTGTAAGAGGAGAAGAGGATTTGGCAACCCTTCCGGTAATCCTTATGGCTCCACTGGGGTCTGTGGTCCTTTACGGACAACCCGATGAGGGTGTGGTCTTTGTAGAGGTCACTGAGGAAAAGAAGGAAGAAATAAGGGCTCTTTTTGAAAGGCTCATCAGCAAAAATCAGAATAATGAATTGGATAAGATACGGAGAATTCTAGATGGACATAAATATCCTTAAAGATAAAAAAAATGCACTTTTAAACAGAAGGGAACTGGATTTCATTGTGAAAGATGAAGGTTCAACTCCTTCCAGAAGTGATGTAAGGAACAAACTTGCTGCAATGTTAAATGCCCCCCTTGAACTGTTGGTCATCCAGAGGATCAAGACTGAATACGGAATGCAGGAAAGCAAGGGTTATGCCAAGCTCTACGAAGATGTAAGCCGCATGAAAGAAGTAGAACAGGAATTCATCCTGAAAAGGAACCCTGCCCCGGGAGCAGAAACTGAGGAAGAAGAGGCGTAAGCCTTACTGAGGTGTATAAACATGGCAGTAAAAGATTACTACAAAGTCCAGGGCGACTCCGTAACCAGACTCAAACAGTTTTGTCCAAGATGCGGAC
The Methanosarcina sp. WWM596 DNA segment above includes these coding regions:
- a CDS encoding translation initiation factor IF-2 subunit gamma — protein: MVGHVDHGKTTLVKALSGVWTDTHSEEVKRGISIRLGYADSTFMKCPKCPVPQGYTVEKTCPNCGEKTEEHRIVSFVDAPGHETLMATMLSGAAIMDGAVLVIAANEDCPQPQTKEHLMALDIIGIENIVIVQNKIDLVSRERLVEHYHQIKEFVKGTVAENAPVIPISAQQNINIDILIDALETQIPTPLHKAGKPASMLIARSFDINRPGASIDEIHGGVIGGTLTEGVLHPGDELEIRPGIKITTEGSTKWVPILTTISSIYAGATKVEEATPGGLLAVGTYLDPTLTKGDSLTGQIAGAPGTLPETRHQFVMELHLLERVVGVTKEEKINEIKTSEPLMLNIGTATTVGVVTSARKNEAQVSLKRPISAAVGAMVAISRRIDSRWRLIGVGVIKS
- a CDS encoding DNA-binding protein, giving the protein MKIIIDTNGFMIPVQFGVDIFEELKRLGFNEFYVPEAVVFEIEKLIKREKGSNRTAAKVARSMMDRCKRITGTGHADDVILRLAGEMEAAVLTNDIGLKRRLVENRIQTVSLRQKNRLDVV
- a CDS encoding DNA-directed RNA polymerase — encoded protein: MYKLMKLVDTVRIPPTLLGEEVMPTIKNALREKLEGQVDKKLGSLVAVYNIDEVGEGHILVGDGAVYYDVTFEAIMFLPELQEIIEGEVVEAVGFGVFIGMGPMDGLLHVSQITDDFISYDAKNARLVTKTGGKSIAEGDHVRARIVAVSINEREPKESKIGLTMRQTALGKLQWLEEARRKKQPQEITGEETT
- the spt4 gene encoding transcription elongation factor subunit Spt4, producing the protein MSEKVCRHCLRVLEGQTCPVCGTSDLAEEWSGLVIILDTERSEIAKKLGVDIPDRFALKVR
- a CDS encoding GTP-dependent dephospho-CoA kinase family protein; translation: MSVHIELPRELRPLMKRPLGTLYRGKGRDTVEKFIEKLANPTKLISVGDVTTFHLLEAGIIPDICIVDNRTKRKPVSSDVSARNRDKVYEEVSVDNPAGIITDELIKTLCEAFASEKFLRIFVRGEEDLATLPVILMAPLGSVVLYGQPDEGVVFVEVTEEKKEEIRALFERLISKNQNNELDKIRRILDGHKYP
- a CDS encoding 30S ribosomal protein S24e; translation: MDINILKDKKNALLNRRELDFIVKDEGSTPSRSDVRNKLAAMLNAPLELLVIQRIKTEYGMQESKGYAKLYEDVSRMKEVEQEFILKRNPAPGAETEEEEA
- a CDS encoding 30S ribosomal protein S27ae, with the protein product MAVKDYYKVQGDSVTRLKQFCPRCGPGIFLADHKNRLACGKCGYTEFKK